Below is a genomic region from Longimicrobium sp..
AGCGGGAGAGGGGAGAATTCGATCGCGCTTCGGCTGGCGTGACGCACTGAACCTGGACTGGACGCGTGTCAGCGCGGCCGGTGCAAACCAGTCCGCGAAGGCGGACTTCGGGCCCTTGTTGCCGCGACTTCAGTCGCCCCAGCAGGGCAGGCCCAGCGCCGCGAACTAGGCCGTCGGCAGCGGCGGCGGCGTGGCGCCGAAGAGCGGGCGGAGCGCCTCTACCTGGCTGGCCGGCGTCCAGGCCGCCATCCCCTGCTGCCACACCAGCGTGTCCGGCGTCAGCTGTCCTCCCGACACGTGGCCGCGCAGCGCATCCATCCCGAACGGCCCGGCCTGCGCGCCGCCCAGCGCCACGTAGAACTGCGCCCCGCCCGGCAGCGGCGGAGGCCCGCCCGCGGGCGCCGCGCCGGCGGCCGGGTTCTGATTGAACGCGTTGGCCATCTGCTGCGCCATCCCGAAGCCCAGCCCCAGCCCCATCCCCTCGCCGGCGCCGCCGCCGGGGTTCTTGGCCGCCTGCTCCATGGCATTGGCCGCCTGGAACTGCGAGTACGCGCCCAGGTTGCCGATGACACCCATGCTGGTGCGCTTGTCGAGCGCCTTTTCCACCTCTTCGGGCAGGGAGATGTTCTCCACGAGGAAGGTGGTCACCTCAAGGCCGTACTCGCCCACCTCCGGCCCGATGACCGTCTTTACCGCCTGGCCCAGCTCCGAGAAATTGGCTGCCAGGTCCAGCGCGGGGATCTTGCCCTCGCCCAGCGCCTCGGTAAAGCGCGACACCATGAAGTTGCGCACCTGGTCGGAAATTCCGTCCGTGGTGAACACGCCGTTGGTGCCCACGATCTGCGCGATGAACTTGGCCGGCTCGCTCACCCGCACCGCGTACGTGCCGAACGCCCGCAGCCGCACGGGCCCGAACTCGGGGTCGCGCAGCATGATGGGGTTCTTGGTGCCCCACTTGAGGTCGGTGAACACCTTGGTGGCGACGAAGTACACCTCGGCCTTGAACGGCGAGTTGAAGCCGTACTTCCATCCGCGCAGGGTGGAAAGCACCGGCAGGTTTTCCGTCGTCAGTTCGTAGCGCCCGGGGGGGAAGACGTCGGCGATCTCGCCCTGGTCCACGAACACGGCTGCCTGCCCGGGGCGCACGATCAGTTGCGCGCCGTTCTTGATCTCGTTGTCGTGCCGCTGAAACCGGTACACCATCGTGTCGCCGGTCTGGTCCAGCCACTCGACGATGTCGATCAGCTCGGTCTTGATGAAGTCGAAGAGGGCCATGGGCGTGCTCCGAAAGGGGCAAGTGTGGTGGACGGGGCCGGACGCAAGTTCACGCGCGGGCGGCCCCTGCGCAACCCGCGTGAATGCGGCACTACGCAGGGCGGCGGCAACTTGTTTCGGCGGATGGAGTTCGGGGCCGCGGAGCTACTTGCGGATCACCCGGGCCACACGTGGGATGGAGGAGAACTCTCCGGCGAACCTTTGCTCCCGGGCATCGCTGGCGGATTCCGTGGCCTCGTTCAGCTCTTGCGTAAGTTCAATGACCCGGAGCATGTCCTCCCTGCGCTCGTACAGAATCTGGTCCCCTTCGCCGGGCTGTACCCGCGGGTCCATGTCCACCAGGTGGCGGTGCACCTTCCGCATCATGTCCGCCGCCCGCGCCTCCTCTGCCGGCACGCCCCGGCCGTCGCGCGGGAAGACGTAGGCGATCTCGGACTCGGGTACTCCCGATTGCCGCGCCAGCGCGGCGGTGCGCTCACCGATCCAACCGGGGGACTTCGCCTGGATTTCCCTGGTTGCCGCCACGAGGCCGTCCACGTACCTGGCCACCGCCGGGTAGGCGCGCGCGTTCGCCTGAAAGTGCACCGTGTTCCACTCCGCCGGCAGGTAGAAGCGCCTGACGCCGTGCCGCTCCATGACTTCACGCTCCCACACGGCTCGGTCCACGAGCATCCGGCGGATCACCCACATGCGCTTCGCCACGTCGGAGGTGGGCACCGGGCCGCTCTCGGGCACGGCGCCGGGCACGGTGTCCTGCACCCACGTGACCGCCCTGCGTACGTGCTCATCTTCCCGCTCCATCTCCTCCTCTGCCAGGGCGTGCTGGTCGATCCCCGCTGACACGCGGTAGAAGAAGATCCCACAAACCGCGAGCACGGCCAGAAGGAGCACCCATCCGGCTGCGGTCCGCCACGGGGAGCCCTCCGGCTCCTGCGCGGGGCGGGGCGGCGGCGGCCGGTAGGCCATGGAGGCGGCGGGCGCGACGATGGCCCCGCACTTCGGGCACGCATGGGAACGGGCGGGCATGGGGGTGCCGCACTCGCGGCAGGCAGTCAGGGCCATGGGGGAGGGGCGGATGTGAGGGAGGGGGAGACACCACGAGGAAAACCCGTCCAGGATCAAACGTAAACAAGAGAAGCCGCGGAGCGAAAGTCCTGTAACGGCAGTTTCACGCGGAGGACGCAGAGATAAGGGAGAGGACGCAGAGGCGGGCCAAACCCTCTGCGTCCTCTCTGTTCCCTCCGCGTCCTCTGCGTGGAAACTCGTTTCAGCGTTACCATGAGGCGGGTCCGGACCTTGCCCCATTTGCCGCCACAGGTGCGACAGCGAACCGGGAGCGACGATGATACGGTACGGGCCGGCGGGGTTTCAGTACAAGGACTGGGAGGGCGTCGTCTATCCCGCGCCCAAGCCCAAGGGGTTCGATCCGCTTCGCTACCTGGCCGGCTACTTCGACACGGTAGAGATCAACTCGTCGTTCTACGGCCCGCCCAAGGCCACGACCGTGCAGAGCTGGGTGCGCCGCGTGGAGGAATTCCCGGACTTCCGCTTCACCCTCAAGCTTCACCAGCGCTTCACCCACCAGCGCACCGCGGCGTGGACGGCCGCGGAGGTCGACGAGGTGCGCGGGGGGTTCGATCCCATGATGGAAAGCGGGCGCCTGGGCGCGGTGCTCCTGCAGTTTCCCTGGTCGTTCCGGCGCACGGACGAGAACCGCGAGTGGCTGAACGACGTGACTGCCACCTTCGCCGGCTACCCGCTCGTCCTCGAGGTGCGCCACGCCACCTGGAACACGCCCGAGTTCTTCCGCAGCCTGATGGAGCGGGGGATCGGGTTCGTGAACATCGACCAGCCGCTCTTTCACGACAGCATCAAGCCCACCGCGCACGTAACGTCGCCGGTGGGCTACGTGCGGGTGCACGGCCGCAACTACAAGGACTGGTTCCGGGAAAAGGCGGGGCGTGACGAGCGCTACGACTACCTGTACACGGCCGATGAGCTGCAGCCCTGGGCCGCGCGCACCGCCGAAATCGCGGGGGAGGCGCCTACGGAAGACGTGTTCGTGGTGACCAACAACCACTTCCGCGGCAAGGCCGTCGCCAACGCGCTGATGCTGCAGTCGATGGTGGAGCAGAAGAAGGTGCCCGCTCCGCCCTCGCTCGTGGAGGAATACGGAAAGGTGATGGGTCCCTACACCGAACCCGCGGACCCGCCCGATCCAAAGTTCTGACAAAAAGAGGTTTCACGCAGGGGACGCAGAGGGAACTGAGAGGACGCAGAGGGTTGCTCCGGCCCCTCTGCGTCCTCTAAGTCTTCTCTGCGCCTCTGCGTGAAACTGCAGTTCGTTTGCTTACAGCCGCGCGACGACGTCCTCGACGGGGGTGCCGGTGCGGACGCCCTCGTACACCTGGCCCAAGATGTCGCCGCGGGCAAAGAGCAGGCGCGTGCGGTCCGCAGACCCCGACGGCACCTCCATCACCGCCACGCCCGACCCCGCCAGCCGCTCCAGCAGCGCGCTGAACAGCCCCGTGGTCAGGTGCGCGCCGCGCGGCCCGCCGCCCGCCTCGGCCTCCACCCAGTCGGTCAGGTCGATGGCGCCCACGGCCGGGTGAAGGTCGCGGAACTCCAGCCGCCCCCAGCCCCGGTCCGCGAAGAAGCCGGCCGCGGCGCGCCAGAACTCCGCGGGGTTCAGCCCGCCCCAGTCGATGCCCGCGAAGTCGCGCGCCACCCGCTCCTGCAGCGACGCATAAACCTCTTCGCCCAGCTCGTAGCCCAGCTGGCGCAGCACGGTGACGGCCTCCATCGGCTGGCGGTCGCCCACGACGGCCGTGCGAACCGAGGCCAGCAGCGTGGCGGGCACCTGCAGAAAGCGCGGCGGGGCGGCGATGGCGTTCATAGGAGACTTTCCTGGACGGCGCCACCAGCGACGGCGGCGGGTTCGGTGGATGGATCGGGTTCGGCCGCGGCAGCCGCGGCGGCCAACCGCTCCGGAAGCGCGAGAAGGTCGGCCTCGCTGAGCTCCTTGATGCCCAGCTCGCGCGCCTTGGCCAGCTTGGAGCCGGCATCTTCGCCGGCCACCAGGTAGTCCGTCTTCTTGGAGACGCTTCCCGCCACGCGTCCACCGCACTGCTGGATGAACTCCTCCATCTGCGGCCGTGTCATCGTGGGGTGCGTGCCCGTGATCACGAAGGCCTTGCCCGTGAACGGCCCCTCGGCCGGCTCGGTGCGCTCCTCCGTCATCCTGACGCCCGCGGCCGCCAGCTTGGCGACCACCTCCTGGTTGCGCGGCTCGGCCATCCAGGAGTGAAGCGCCTCGGCCATGATGTGGCCGATGGTGTGGACGGCCTCGATCTCCTCCGTCGAGGCGGCTGCCAGCCGGTCCATGCTGCCGAAGTGCCGCGCCAGCGTCTGCGCCGCGATCTCGCCCACGTGGCGCACGCCCAAGCCAAAGAGCACGCGGGCCAGCCCCTGCTGCTTCGACGCCTCAATGCCGGCCAGCAGGTTCTGCGCGGACTTCTCCTTGAAGCCCTCCAGCGTCAGCAGCTGCTCCTGCGTGAGCGCGTAGATGTCGCCCACGTCGCGCACCATCCCGCGCTCCAGCAGCGTGGCGATGGTCCGCTCGCCCAGGCCGCGGATGTCCATTGCGCCGCGCGAGACGAAGTGCGCCAGCCCCCAGTAGATGCGCGCCGGGCACGCCGAGTTGGGGCAGTACAGCAGGGCCTCGCCCTCCGGCCTCTCCACGGGCGTCCTGCAGCTTGGGCAGGTGTCCGGCATGGAGAACGCCGCCCTGCGCTCCTGTCCCTCCTCCAGCACGGGGCCCACCACCTGGGGGATGACCTCGCCGGCGCGCTTGATGATGACCTTTTCACCCTCGCGGATGTCCTTGCGGCGGATGTCATCCTCGTTGTGCAGCGTCGCCAGCTTCACCACCACCCCGCCGACCTCCACGGGCTCCAGCTCCGCATACGGATTGAGCGCGCCCGTGCGCCCCACGTTGATCCGGATGGCGTTGAGCGTGGTGACGGCCAGGTCCGGCGCATACTTGTAGGCGATGGCCCAGCGCGGATCGCGCCCGCCCACCACCCCCAGCTCCTCCTGCAGCGGCAGCGGGTTCACCTTGATGACCGCGCCGTCCACCTCGTAGTCCAGCGTGCGCCGCCGCCCCTCGAAGTCCTCCACGAACGCCAGGACCTCCTCCAGGTCCGCGCACGGCCGGGCGAGCGGATTCACGGGGAGCCCCCACGCCCGCAGCGCCTCCAGCAGCCCCCACTGCGTGGTGAAGGGCACGGGCGTGCCGCCGGCCTCTACCGCGTAGGCAAAGAAGCGCAGGGGACGCGACGCCGTGACGCCCGGGTCCAGCTGCCGGAGGGACCCCGCCGCGCTGTTGCGGGGGTTGGCGAACGTCGCCTGCCCGTCCGCCGCGCGCCGCTGGTTCAGCTTCTCGAACCCCGCGAGCGACATGTACACCTCGCCGCGGATCTCCATCCGGCGCGGGAGGGCGGGCCCATCTCCCCGAAGCCGAAGGGGGATCTCGCGGATGGTGCGCAGGTTGCGCGTCACGTCCTCGCCGATGGTGCCGTTGCCCCGCGTTGCCCCGCGCACCAGCACGCCGTCCTCGTAGGTCAGCGCGATCGCCAGCCCGTCGATCTTGGGCTCGGCCACATAGCCGGCCGTGAGCACCTCGTCGGCGATGCGCGCGTTGCGCACCTCCCACGCGCGCAGCTCGTCGGGCCCGAACGCGTTGTCCAGGGAAAGCATGGGCGCCAGGTGCTCCGTCTTTTCCAGACGGCTGGCGGGCTCGGCGCCCACGCGCTGCGTGGGAGAGTCGGGGGTGCGCAGCTCGGGGTGGGCCGCCTCCAGCTCGCGCAGCTCGCGGAACAGGCGGTCGTACTCCGCGTCGGGACGCGAGGGCGCGTCCAGCACGTAGTACTCGTGGTTCGCCTGCTCGATGCTTTCCCGGAGCTCGGCGGCCCGGGCGGCCGCCTCGGGTGGGGCGGCGGGGCTCATGCCTGCGGCTGCGGCGTTTCGACCTGGGTGGCGCGCACGGCGCGGTTGCGTCCGCTGCGCTTGGCCTCGTACAGCGCCTCGTCGGCGGCCTTCAGCAGCTCCTCGGGGGTGTCGGCCTGCGACGCTTGGGACGACGCCACGCCGCACGAGGTGGTCATGCGGATTTCCACCGCGCCGTCACGGTACAGGTGCTCTTCGACGGCGGCACGCACGCGCTCCGCGAACGCGGCGGCCTCTTCCTCGTCGGTGTTGGGAAGGATGGCGATGAACTCCTCGCCGCCGTACCGCCCCACCATGTCGATCTCGCGCGCCGTTTCCTTGATGATGCGCGCCGTTTCGTACAGCACCACGTCGCCCGTCGGGTGGCCGTAGGTGTCGTTGATGCGCTTGAACTTGTCCAGGTCGATCATTGCCACGCCCACCGGCTCGCCCGTGCGGCGGCTGCGCTCCCACTCGTCGTGCAGCTGCTCATGCACGTGGCGGTGGTTGAACAATTCCGTCAGGCCGTCGGTCACCGACAGCTTCTTCAGCCGGATGTTGGCGTGCTCCAGCTCGCGGTTCTTAAGGTCCAGCTCGTCCTGCAGGCGCTTGACGCGCAGCATGGCGCGCATGCGCGCCTCGAGCTCGTTGAAGTTGTACGGCTTGCTGATGTGGTCGTCGGCGCCCGACTCCAGCCCCTGCACCACGTCCTCGGTTTCCGTCAGCGCGGTCACCAGAATGATGGGGATGAACGGGAGCGACTCGTCGTCCTTGATGCGCCGGGTGACCTCGTGGCCGTCCATCCCCGGCATCATCACGTCCAGCAGGATCAGGTGCGGGGCCTGTACCTTGACGGCCTCCAGCGCCTCGGGACCGTTGGTGGCGGTGACGACCTCGTAGCCGCGCGACGCGAGCCGGGCGTGAAGGATCTCGACGTTGTCGGGAACGTCGTCCACCACCAGCACGCGGGTGGGGCCGTCTTCCGTCACCCCGGCCGAGATGGTCAAGCGTTCGCCTCCCGGCCGGACCCGATGAACTTCTCCACCTCGGCCACCACGCGGCGCGGCTCGCAGGGCTTGGCCAGGTACCCGTCGCAGCCCACCTCGGTGGCCTTGGCGCGGTCCGTGGCCAGGGCGTGCGCGGTGAGGGCGATGATGGGAATGGAGCTGGTGGCCGCGTCGCCCTTGAGGATGCGCGTGGCTTCCCAGCCGTCGATGATGGGAATGGAGATGTCCATCAGGATCAGGTCCGGATGGTCTTCGCGCGCCATCCGCACCCCGTCTTCGCCGTTGCGGGCCTCGATGACCTGGTACCCGAAGTGCTCGAGGATCGTCCGGTAGACGGTCCGATTGTCCTCGTTGTCCTCCACGAGCAGGACCGTCTTGCTGGAATCCGCCATCCCGAAGTGCCTCCTGTCCAGTTTCCGTCTGACGCCCACCCCGCCGCGCGATGGCGCGGGCAAGGCGTTAATTATACCCCCGTGCACGGGCGTGGCAAGGCTGGCCCCCCGGAGCTCTGCCCTTCCGCTGGCACGCGCGTTGCCCCCGCCCAGCCCGCGCCACGCCGCGGCTTTCTCCCTGATCCCAGGCTTGCGTTCCATGCACTACGAAGAACAGTCGCGGCGCCGCACCATCCTGCGCGGCTTTGCCCTGGGCGCCATGCTGGGCATCGGCGCGGCGCTCCTGCTGTCGCCGGGGCGCGTTCCCGCGGGGGACGCCGTCGCCCGGGTGCGGGGGATGCGCGCGCCGGCCGAGGGCCGGGCCGGGGCGGGTAAGGGCGCGGCGGCGCGGATGGCGAAGCGACGCTTCACGCTGTAGCGGCCCGTTCCGATCGAACGAACTCGGCCGCCCTCGCCGCGGCGGCCCGCGCATACACGAGGTTCTGCACCGATGCCGACCGATCCGCGGGACCTGGGCCCGCTGTTCCGCGAGAACTTTCCCGGCCGCCGGTTCGTGGTGGTTTCCAACCGCGAGCCGTACGAGCACAAGTGGTCGCAGGAGGTGGGCGAGATGGAGGTGGGGCGCCCCGCCGGCGGCCTTACCTCGGCGCTCGACCCGCTGCTGCAGGCGCTGGGCGGCATGTGGGTGGCCTGGGGCTCGGGCGATGCCGACCCCCAGGCGGTGGACAACGACGACCGCGTCCGCGTTCCGCCGGAGGACCCCAGCTACACCCTGCGCCGGGTGTGGCTCACGGACACCGACATCCACCGCTACTACCTGGGGTTCAGCAACCAGTTCCTGTGGCCGCTGTGCCACCTGCGGCCGGACCTTACCCGTGTCCGGGGCCGCTACTGGGAGCGCTACCGCCGGGTGAACCGGCGCTTCGCCGAAGCGGTGCTGGAAGAGGTGAAGGGCAAGGACGCCGCGGTGTGGTTCCAGGACTACCACCTGGCGCTGGCGCCGCACCTGGTGCGCAGCCGTCGGCCGGACCTGTCGCTCGCCCACTTCTGGCACATCCCGTTTCCGCCCATCGACATCTTTCGCCTGGCCCCGCAGGCGGCGCCCCTGCTGCGCGGGCTGCTGGCGAACGACCTGATGGGCTTTCACCTGCCCATCTTCGCCGACAACTTCCTGCGGGCCGCGCGGCGCATCGCCGGTGCCGAGGTGGACTGGCAGGCGCGCACCGCCACGCTCGACGGCCACACCTGCCACGTGGGCGCGTTCCCCATCTCCATCGACATCCAGCAGTTCCAGGACGCCGCCACGGCGCCGGGGGTGGAGGAGCAGATGACGCGCATCCGCAAGCGGTACGCGCCGGGCGGCGGGCGCATCGGCATCGGGGTGGACAGGCTGGACT
It encodes:
- a CDS encoding SPFH domain-containing protein, translated to MALFDFIKTELIDIVEWLDQTGDTMVYRFQRHDNEIKNGAQLIVRPGQAAVFVDQGEIADVFPPGRYELTTENLPVLSTLRGWKYGFNSPFKAEVYFVATKVFTDLKWGTKNPIMLRDPEFGPVRLRAFGTYAVRVSEPAKFIAQIVGTNGVFTTDGISDQVRNFMVSRFTEALGEGKIPALDLAANFSELGQAVKTVIGPEVGEYGLEVTTFLVENISLPEEVEKALDKRTSMGVIGNLGAYSQFQAANAMEQAAKNPGGGAGEGMGLGLGFGMAQQMANAFNQNPAAGAAPAGGPPPLPGGAQFYVALGGAQAGPFGMDALRGHVSGGQLTPDTLVWQQGMAAWTPASQVEALRPLFGATPPPLPTA
- a CDS encoding DUF72 domain-containing protein, with translation MIRYGPAGFQYKDWEGVVYPAPKPKGFDPLRYLAGYFDTVEINSSFYGPPKATTVQSWVRRVEEFPDFRFTLKLHQRFTHQRTAAWTAAEVDEVRGGFDPMMESGRLGAVLLQFPWSFRRTDENREWLNDVTATFAGYPLVLEVRHATWNTPEFFRSLMERGIGFVNIDQPLFHDSIKPTAHVTSPVGYVRVHGRNYKDWFREKAGRDERYDYLYTADELQPWAARTAEIAGEAPTEDVFVVTNNHFRGKAVANALMLQSMVEQKKVPAPPSLVEEYGKVMGPYTEPADPPDPKF
- a CDS encoding diguanylate cyclase is translated as MTISAGVTEDGPTRVLVVDDVPDNVEILHARLASRGYEVVTATNGPEALEAVKVQAPHLILLDVMMPGMDGHEVTRRIKDDESLPFIPIILVTALTETEDVVQGLESGADDHISKPYNFNELEARMRAMLRVKRLQDELDLKNRELEHANIRLKKLSVTDGLTELFNHRHVHEQLHDEWERSRRTGEPVGVAMIDLDKFKRINDTYGHPTGDVVLYETARIIKETAREIDMVGRYGGEEFIAILPNTDEEEAAAFAERVRAAVEEHLYRDGAVEIRMTTSCGVASSQASQADTPEELLKAADEALYEAKRSGRNRAVRATQVETPQPQA
- a CDS encoding response regulator, which translates into the protein MADSSKTVLLVEDNEDNRTVYRTILEHFGYQVIEARNGEDGVRMAREDHPDLILMDISIPIIDGWEATRILKGDAATSSIPIIALTAHALATDRAKATEVGCDGYLAKPCEPRRVVAEVEKFIGSGREANA
- a CDS encoding trehalose-6-phosphate synthase, which translates into the protein MPTDPRDLGPLFRENFPGRRFVVVSNREPYEHKWSQEVGEMEVGRPAGGLTSALDPLLQALGGMWVAWGSGDADPQAVDNDDRVRVPPEDPSYTLRRVWLTDTDIHRYYLGFSNQFLWPLCHLRPDLTRVRGRYWERYRRVNRRFAEAVLEEVKGKDAAVWFQDYHLALAPHLVRSRRPDLSLAHFWHIPFPPIDIFRLAPQAAPLLRGLLANDLMGFHLPIFADNFLRAARRIAGAEVDWQARTATLDGHTCHVGAFPISIDIQQFQDAATAPGVEEQMTRIRKRYAPGGGRIGIGVDRLDYSKGLPEKFKALEFLWDRYPEFRGRFTFVQVAVPSRGDIAAYDDLAQRVDRQVREINERFATADWRPIHLIKQSLPVDRLAILYRLADVCIVSSLQDGMNLVAKEYVASQVDRNGVLMLSLFAGAAEEMEDALHINPYDPEGTALRIRDALVLPADERAASMERLQGSLTSIYDWMNDMFQCWGRVSRGDGACEQPPADPFAEPFDEEMVAGVEGDERY